DNA sequence from the Mesorhizobium sp. AR10 genome:
CTTAGGGATGTAGTGTTCCGCGCGCTTCCGATCTCACGAAATGATGCCTTCGCGATGTTGGACGAAATCAAGGCGCAAGCGATTCTCGATGGCGTGCGCGGGGGAGCGCCGGTTGATCGAGACGCGCTTGCAGATTTTATGGTGAGCATCTCGGATCTGGTTGAAGCCTTCCCGGAAATCGATGAACTCGACCTCAATCCCATCCATGCGTATCCCGACGGTCTGGCAGTCCTGGATGTTCGCATCCTTCTCACCGCGTCCTCCATAGTGCGGAGGGCAGAGAAGCAAGGGATTGAGGCATGATCGATCTGCCGAAACTCATCGACTCGGAACTCGAGGTCAGCGGCCGTGTCGCCGTACTCGTGCTCGATCGCGACGACGTCCGCAACGAACTGACCGGGACGAGTTTGATAGACGACATCGTGCAAACGGTTGACTGGATCAATGGTGGGGCGGCCATCTCGGTTCTGATCATCACAGGGGCTGGTAAGGCGTTTTCCGCCGGCGGCAACGTCAAGGACATGCGGGACCGTAGGGGAAGCTTCGCTGGCGATGTGTTTGAGGTGCAAGAACGCTACCGCCGCGGCATCCAACGAATTGCGCTTGCCACGCACCGGCTGGAGGTCCCTGTTATTGCTGCGGTCAATGGGGCGGCAATCGGTGCTGGTTTCGATCTGGCAACAATGTGAGAGGTGGCTCGGTTTGTTTGGACAGGAATTCCCGATTTATAAGTGGAACACTGCCTCTGGTTAGGCCGCCTCGGGAAGCGGTAGCGGGGTGAAGTAGGCCTCATCTGGCGCTCTGCCGTCAAGGCTGGAATGCGGACGTCGCCGATTGTAGAAATCGAGATATTTTCCGATCGACGCCCGCCCTTCGCGAACGCTGTTATAGGCCTTGAGATAGACCTCCTCATATTTCACCGACCGCCAGAGACGCTCGACGAAGACGTTGTCGCGCCAGGCGCCCTTGCCATCCATGCTGATCCTGATCTCCCGGTCGAGCAGGACCTTGGTGAAGTCATGGCTGGTGAACTGGCTGCCCTGATCGGAGTTGAAGATCTCGGGCTTGCCGTATGTCGCCAGCGCCTCCTCGAGGGCTTCAATGCAAAACGCCGCATCCATGGTGATCGACAGCCGCCAGCTCAGTACCTTGCGCGTGAACCAGTCGACGACAGCAACCAGGTAGCAGAAGCCGCGGGCCATCGGGATATAGGTCAGGTCCGTCGCCCAGACCTGGTTGGGCCGCGTCACCGCCAGCTTGCCCAGCAAATACGGATAGATCTTGTGCCCGTCGCCCGGCTTCGAAGTGCGCGGCTTGCGGTAGAGCGCCTCGATACCCATGCGCTTCATCAAGGTGCGCACATGCAGGCGACCCGTCTCATAGCCTTCGCGCTTCAAAAGCTTCTGCAACATGCGGCTGCCCGCGAACGGGTAATCCAGGTGCAATTCGTCGATGCGCCGCATCAGCTTCAGGTCTGCCGCCGATGTCGGCTTGGGTAGGGAGTAGACGCTGCCGCGGCTGATCCCCAGTTCGGCCGCCTGCTTGGCAATCGGCAGTTCATGTTCCCGGTCGATCATCGTCTTGCGCTCCCCGACCAGCCGGCCTTGCCGAGCGCCGAGCCTAAAAAATCATTGGCCAGCGTCAGCTCTCCGATCTTGGCATGGAGGGCCTTTATGTCCACCGTCGGCTCCGATTTCTCCGCCGCGCCAAACACGTTCGAGGCCCCGTCCAGAAGCTGCTTTCTCCAATCCGTGATCTGGTTCGCATGCACATCATATTGCTGCGCCAGCTCGGCCAGCGTCTTTTCTCCCTTGATCGCCGCAAGCGCAACTTTCGCCTTGAAAGCCGGGCTGTGGTTCCGGCGTGGTCGTCTGCTCATTCGTGATTCTCCTGTTCCGGCACTCATGCCGATCTCAGGCAGAAATTCCACTTATCACCCTGTCCAATTTTGCCGAGCCACCTCTGTGCGACATCCGTATCGCAGCGGAGGACGCGGTATTCGGCTCCACGTTCATCAATCTTGGCATCGTACCGGGAGATGGCGGTGCCTGGTTCCTGCAGGATCTGTTCGGTCCCCAAAGGGCGGCGGAGTTGATCTTCACCGGGCGTCTGGTGCGCGCCGAGGAAGCTCTACGACTGGGAATCGTCCTTGAGATCGCGACAGCGTCCGAATTGCAGTCGCGAGTCCTGCAACTTGCTGCAAGCATTGCAGGAAAACCTCCTCAAGCACTTCGACTCGCAAAACGGCTGCTGAAGGCAGCGCGGCGATTGGACCTGCCTGATTTCCTCGATCTCTGCGCGGTGTTTCAGGGCATGTGCCACAATACACAGGAC
Encoded proteins:
- a CDS encoding IS3 family transposase (programmed frameshift), with product MSRRPRRNHSPAFKAKVALAAIKGEKTLAELAQQYDVHANQITDWRKQLLDGASNVFGAAEKSEPTVDIKALHAKIGELTLANDFLGLGARQGRLVGERKTMIDREHELPIAKQAAELGISRGSVYSLPKPTSAADLKLMRRIDELHLDYPFAGSRMLQKLLKREGYETGRLHVRTLMKRMGIEALYRKPRTSKPGDGHKIYPYLLGKLAVTRPNQVWATDLTYIPMARGFCYLVAVVDWFTRKVLSWRLSITMDAAFCIEALEEALATYGKPEIFNSDQGSQFTSHDFTKVLLDREIRISMDGKGAWRDNVFVERLWRSVKYEEVYLKAYNSVREGRASIGKYLDFYNRRRPHSSLDGRAPDEAYFTPLPLPEAA
- a CDS encoding enoyl-CoA hydratase-related protein, yielding MILLFRHSCRSQAEIPLITLSNFAEPPLCDIRIAAEDAVFGSTFINLGIVPGDGGAWFLQDLFGPQRAAELIFTGRLVRAEEALRLGIVLEIATASELQSRVLQLAASIAGKPPQALRLAKRLLKAARRLDLPDFLDLCAVFQGMCHNTQDHVEAVHSWTSVMPSSWGAN